The Chryseobacterium indologenes genomic sequence TGTAAAGGAAGATCTGACTGTTCAGGTGAAGACACAACCGCCTGTTCTGACTTCCGAGGAACACGAAGACCTTAAAATCGTGTATCAAAATGGTGTATTTGCCGGTTTTTACAACCCACAGGAGCAGTACGGTGATGAGTTTGTTGTAAAATCTATTTATTCCGTATGGGGTGGGGAAGTAACGTTCAGTAAAAATGAAAATTTTGCCAATGTCATCGGAAGTACCAATGATCCCAAGATTGCCAGTAAATCCTGGCTTCAGCTCTGGGCAGACCAGTACGGCTATCCTTCCTGCTGCACTTCCTTAAATTACAGTCCCGTTACCTGTACCAGCAGTCTCGTTGGTGGCCATGTTATTCTTGGTAGGAAAGCGCAGAAAGTGGCGACAGGTTCCAACAGTGTATACATTATGCCGATTTGCAAAGCTCATAATAACAATGATAATGTATATATGGCGGCAATTATTTACCAGAAAGGAGTCTGGTTAAAAAATTATATGAATTAACTACTTATTTCAGAAACAACCAAAAACATCAAAATATGGTACATTTAACTTTGCAGTCCGTCGAACAATGTATTACGGCTGCGTACAACAAATTCCTGACAGGACAGGGTGGAAACATTACCTGTGCAACTACAGATAATGGAAACGTAGTCATTCAGACCGTCATCAGAGGCGATCAGTTTGATTGTGGTTTTGCCGGTTATGATATGAATAGAAATGATAAAGCGGGCCTTAGGAACTGGTGCACCACGCATCCGGGAGGAGGCTGGGTTTTCGGATTCAGAGATACAGATCCTGCCCATCCGGATAATGTGAATGTTATTCTGAGAACTCCGGCTCTTTTTTTCAATTTTCACGTTTATCTTTATTAAAAAGATCGGCGTAAGTTTTTTTTAATAAATATCTTACTTAAATTTTTGAATCGCTTCAACACTTACAGGTGTGAAAAAATTAATCAGATTACCATCAGGATCACGGAACAGCAATGACCGGTTTCCCCAGGGCATTGTAGTCGGTTCCTGAACAACATGGTCGGTAAGGCCTTTAATTTTCTCGTATTCCCTATCAACATCGGCCACCAGAAACTCTATAATTGTGCTTTGATATCCCTCAGATCCGGTAATATTTTCGCCAAACATTTTCATCGTACGTGTACTTCCGATGGCAATGGTAATAGTGCTGGTTGAGAGTTCTGCAAAATCTTCTGTGTACCATTGAGGAGTTACACCAATTGCCTTTTCATAAAACTGGACGCACTGTTTGATGTCTTTGCTGATAATTCTTAGAGAAGTAAGTTTCATATTGTTAAAATTTTATTGTTGAATAATTTTAGACAAAGGTAACAGGGAGTAGCGACAGCAGTATGTCAGTAGGGTTTAACAATTTAGTCTGTGACTTTTTTGCGGAATATTCTTGTAAATTTGTCCGTAACGATAATCGCTCCAACTTGTATGAAAGAAAATGCTTTACTCAAGAATATTTCCAGATATATTACCTTAACAGAGGAAGAGGTTGAAATTTTTAAAAGTTTCTGGACGGAAAAAACATTGGAGAAAGGAGAGTACCTTTTAAGGAACGGGAATGTCTGCCGCTATGATAATTATGTGGTTTCAGGTTTATTAAAGGCATTTTACATCAATGCTGAAAACGGGAACGAAGAAATTCTTTATTTCTCAATAGATGACTGGTGGGCCAGTGATATCGATAGTTTTTCTAAACAGAGAGTTTCTGTTTATAATATTCAAGCTCTTGAGAAAACAACTGTATTGCAAATTAGCTATCATTCATTTCAAAAGCTTTTGCTTAGAATTCCGCGATTGGAACGCTATTTTCGCCTTATTCTCGAAGGTTATCTCGGAGTACTGCAGAAAAGGATCATTTACAACAATATCTATGATGCGGAATACAGGTATTTTGATTTTCTGAAAAAATATCCGGATATCGCTGCCAGAGTTCCTCAATATCTGATCGCTTCCTACCTTGGAGTGTCCGCCGAGTTGATCAGCAGATTGAGAAAAAAAAATAAATCCTCTTGAACTAGATCAATTTTTTAGCCTTAAATAATCAGGAATTTTGCTTCATCATAATAACGAAGCATATGAAAAAAGTATTGATCATCAACGCAAGTGTCAGAAATGAGAGATCTTACAGCCGAAAGTTGTCACAGCTTTTTGTAGAGAACCGGAAATCAAAACATCCAACAGATGTATTTACCTATCGCGAAGTAGGAACTCAGCCCATTCCCGGTATTGATGAATCCTGGATCGCCGGCGCTTTCATTAAACCGGCAGACAGAACTGAAGCCAGTCGCAAAGCATTGAAATTAAGTGATGAACTTGTTGCCGAGCTGCACGAACATGACATCTATGTAATTGCAACACCCATGTATAACTGGTCTCTTCCCAGCGGATTAAAGGCATATATTGATCAGATAATGAGGTTTAATAAAACCTGGAAATTCAGGTCGGGAGTTCCCGATGGCGACTATGTCGGTCTGCTCGAAAATAAAAAACTTTTTGTATTATCAAGCAGGGGAGATACAGGCTATGGAGAAGGAGAGAAAAATGAACACATGAATTTTCAGACCACTTATCTGAAATTTATTTTTGGGATCATGGGAGTAAAGGATATCAGTTTGTTTTCTCTGGATAATGAAGAATTTGGAGGCGAAATATTTGAAAGATCCAAGAAAGAAATCTTTGACAGAATGAGGTTAATAGAATAAAACGGAGACTTAAAATTGCAGCTGATTATTGAGTTATTCTAAAAACCATAACTCAAAGTTGCTTCCCTTTTCCCGGGCCTGATAATTGAGATAGCCGCCATGAGCTTCCATGATACTTTTCGTTAGTGTCAATCCTATTCCGGAGCCATTGGCCCTTGTCGTGAAAAAAGGAAGGAAAATTTTGTCTTTAATTTCGGAAGTGATACCGCTACCACTATCAATGATACTGATAATAATCCTTTTGTTATGCGATCTTACTATTGTTTTGATCACTTTATCCTCCGTTTCAGAGACGGCATATATGGCATTCAGATAAAGATTAATAAGGCTGCGTTCTATCATTTTCTCATCCGCAGATACCCTGAAATCGTCTATTTCTGTACTGACAAATATTTTTTGTTTTTCAAATTCAGGTTTTAAAAAAATAATTGCAGATTCAATCACCTTTTTCAGTGAGACGGAAGCCAGTACAGGTTTGGGTAATTCGGCGACCTGTCGGTAATCATCCACAAAGCTCAGGAGCTGTTTTGATTTGGAATTAATGATCATCAGGCTTTCTTTCATTTCTTCCTGATCATCTTTGCTTACCGTTTCCTGGTTGCTGATGTATTCAAGGTTTTGAATCAGGCTGTTGACCGGAGTAAGTGTATTGAGAAGCTCGTGAGAAATCACCTTCATCAGGTTATGCCATGCGAGTTTCTCTTTTTGTTCAATGATTTTCTGCACAGATTCCAATGTGATGATATAAAAACGATGCTGAGGGTTTTTCACCTGTTTGGTTCGTAATGAAAAAGACTGCTTGGAATTGCCCTGAACAGAAATATCGAAAAATTCCTGTGAACTGTTGTAACCGGTATTCTCAATAATATTATAAAACTCAGGTACTTTCGATGCATACAGGTCCCATTTGTTGTATTTGGGGATTCGTAAGCTGTTAAGAAAAGCTTCATTTACGTAGAACACTTCCCAGTTTTCATTTTCGTCCGAAAGGATCATGAGCCCTGTTTCCATATGGTCTAGGATGCTTTCGTAGAGAAGCTTATACGAAGATAAAGACAGCTGTTCATCCTTACATTGATAATAAAGCTCGATGCTGCTATTCAGAAGAGTTTTTCCTTCTTCTTTTCCAGGAAATAATGAAAAATCTTTTCTCCGGATAGAAGAGATTACTTTTTCTGTTTTAGAAGCCTGGGCATGTACTGACGAGTACATCAAAGCAATAAAAGCGATAGCCAGCCCGCTGAACACAAAGGCATTGAACCATTTCCCTTCTGAATAAAAATGATAAGCAGTTATTCCACTCACCATGGCAAGCAGATTGTACAGCAGCCACCTATATTTTCTGTTTTTCATGAGTCTTTTTTAGTATTGATAATGCTCCGCACAGCTTAGGCTCCATTTATAAACCAAATTTTTCCATTCTGCGATACAGTGCTGCCCGTGAAAGCCCCAGATCTTCTGCCGCTAAAGAAATATTTCCCGTATGTTTTTTTAAGGCCTTTCTGATCAGTACTTCTTCCATTTCTTCAATATTAAGATTGAAGACCGTATTTTCCATTTCTTCCAGTTGAGGTATAAGCAGCTGAAGCTTGCTGTCACCGGACAGAATAATGCTTCTTTCCAGGCAGTGATCAAGCTCCCGGATGTTTCCGGGCCATGGGAAGTGGGTAAGGCTGGCGACTGATTCATCGGTAAGTTGCAGATCTGGCTTATGATACTTGTGTTTGTATCTGTCCAGAAAGTATTGTGCCAGCAATCCGATATCTTCCTGCCTTTCCCTTAAGGCCGGTATCTGAATTTCCACCGTATTGATCCTGTAATATAAATCCTGACGGAAACGGTTTTCAGCAACAGCTTTTTTAAGATTTTCATTGGTCGCAAAAATAAACCGGACATCCAGCATCCGTTCTTTTGACTCTCCCAGTCTTGAGAGCTTTCTGTTTTGAATCAGGCTCAATAATTTGGTCTGGAGCTGAAGAGGCAGGTTTCCGATTTCATCAAGAAAGACGGTTCCATTCTGGGCATTTTCAATTTTACCGGCATAATCCTGATACAGCGTCTGTGAAGGCCCCTTTTTTATATCCGAACAATTCAGATTCAAAAAGACTTTCCGAAATACTTCCGAGGTCAATATGTACAAAAGGCTGGTTTTTCCTTTCCGATTGTTCATGAATAGATTCTGCCAGTACATATTTTCCCGTACCATTTTCTCCCAACAACAGGACATTGGCATCTGTAGGAGCTACCTTTTTAATTTGTTCAAGCACTTGCTGCATTCGTGGCGAATGGCTTTCCAGCTGGTATTGTTTGCTTTTCTGGCTCACATTTTCCCACTGGTTGAGCTTTCTGTTTTTCCGGGAGATATCTACAGCCAGATTCACGGAAGCATACAATTTTTCATTATTCCACGGCTTAAGGATAAAGTCTGAGGCTCCTGTCTTTAAGGCTTCCACTGCCAGTTCCACTTCGCCATAAGCCGTCATCAGAATAATGGGAAGTTGGGGCTCCAGTGTTTTGATTTCGTGCATCCAGTACAAGCCGTCCTGTCCGCTCTCAAACCCTTTTCTGAAGTTCATGTCCAAAACGACGGCGTCTACCTGATGTCTTGCCATGAATTGTAGTATTTCAGAAGGTTTGCTCAGGCAACTGACCTCCGTAAAGAACTTTTTCAGCCACACTCTTGCGGAGAACAAAATATCTTCATCATCATCAACAATCAGGATATGGGCTTCTTTTTTTTCGCATGCTAGTCTATTGAATGTATTAAAAGTGTCCGTTTTCGTACAAAAAGTGTCCGATAATGAACAGTTACTTGCTTATTGATAAAAACATTATTCCAGATTTTCAAGGACTTACAGATTTATATTTTCCTGGCATCTGTCTTGTGTAATCTATTGTAACAAAATGAGTTATCTTTAATATGGATACGAAAATAGTAAAAAAGAAATCGAAATTAAAATTTGTTTTAGCCGGATTAATCCTATTGTTGGTTATATGGGTTTTCGGCCTGTATTTTACCCGACAGAAAAAAACGTATAATGTTTCTTCTGAGAGCATCCAGATTGATGAGGTGACGCAAGGAAAATTTGAAGATATGCTGATGATGACGGCCCAGACTCAATCTCTTAATTCTTCACTGGTGAATGTTTTGGAAGGTGGAGTCGTCAAGGAGGTTTTTGCAGAAGACGGACAAATGCTCACTAAGGGAGTGCCCATCGCAAGGGTATACAATCCTAACACAGAGTTCAGCTATATGAATCAGGAAACAGGAATTATGCAACAGATCAGCCAGATGAGAACCACACTTCTGGAGCTCAAAAACCAGGAACTGATCCAGGACAAGGATTTGCTGCAGGCGCAGAATGATTACAATACGGCACTTCAGAATTTTAATCTTCAAAAAAGACTTTATGATGCAGAGATCGGAAAAAAGACAGAGTATGATATCAGTGTGCAGAACCTTGCCTATCAGAAACAGCGGAAATCCATCATCGAAAAAGGTTTTTCAACAGAAAAAAATTCACGCGCTTCCCAAATGTCAGTGATCAACAGTTCAATAGGGCAGATGGAGAAAAGTCTGCAGATTTTACGTTCCAACAAAAACAATTTCCTGATTATGGCGCCGGCTTCGGGAAGGCTTTCATCATTTGCCATTTCATTAGGTGAAAACCTGACGACCGGACAAAGTATTGGGAAAATAGATCTGATGGGCGGGTACAAACTGGTCGCAAAAGTAGATGAATATTATATCAATAAACTTCTGAACGGAATCAAAGGAACCCTTGATAATGAACAAAAGCATTATGAAGTGGTCATTACCAAAATTTTGCCGGAAGTGAAGGACGGGCAGTTTCTGATAGAACTTAATTTTACCGGAGAAAAGCCGGAGAACCTGAAGATAGGAATGACTTTCGGCCTGAAATTAAAACTCTCTGCAGATACACAAAGTAGGATGATTCCCAAAGGAAATTTTTTCAAAGAAACCAATGGAAAATGGATCTTTGTAGTCAATGCAAATAAAGCCGGGAAACGAAACATCAGCCTTGGAAGAGAAAATCCGTTGTATTATGAAGTCGTTTCAGGATTAAAGACCGGAGAAAAAGTGATTACATCAGACTATTCTGACCTGAAGAAATATGAAATTCTTGATATTAAAAAGTAAAAAGATGAATATTTTTAACCTTTTATTATTACCATAAAAAGTATAATCAATGATAACATTCAATAGATATTACCATGATCAATATAGATAAACTTTCAAAAATTTATACAGCAGAAGATGTGCAGACGCACGCACTGCATGAAGTCAGTCTGAGCATTAAAGAAGGAGAGTTCCTGGCCATAATGGGGCCTTCAGGTTGCGGAAAATCCACTTTTCTTAATATTCTGGGACTGCTGGATACCGCTTCAATGGGATCATATCAATTTGAAGAAACCCAAATGATAGGATTAAGTGAAAAAGGAAATCGGAAATCCGAAAAAAGTATATCGGATTTATTTTTCAGAACTTTAATCTGATTGATGAATTAACCGTTTATGAAAATATTGAACTTCCCCTGATTTACAACGGAATTTCTTCTTCGGAAAGAAAAAGAAGAGTAGGAGAAATCATGGAAAAGATCAATATTGCTCACCGGGCCAAACATTATCCTCAACAACTGTCAGGAGGACA encodes the following:
- a CDS encoding efflux RND transporter periplasmic adaptor subunit; translation: MDTKIVKKKSKLKFVLAGLILLLVIWVFGLYFTRQKKTYNVSSESIQIDEVTQGKFEDMLMMTAQTQSLNSSLVNVLEGGVVKEVFAEDGQMLTKGVPIARVYNPNTEFSYMNQETGIMQQISQMRTTLLELKNQELIQDKDLLQAQNDYNTALQNFNLQKRLYDAEIGKKTEYDISVQNLAYQKQRKSIIEKGFSTEKNSRASQMSVINSSIGQMEKSLQILRSNKNNFLIMAPASGRLSSFAISLGENLTTGQSIGKIDLMGGYKLVAKVDEYYINKLLNGIKGTLDNEQKHYEVVITKILPEVKDGQFLIELNFTGEKPENLKIGMTFGLKLKLSADTQSRMIPKGNFFKETNGKWIFVVNANKAGKRNISLGRENPLYYEVVSGLKTGEKVITSDYSDLKKYEILDIKK
- a CDS encoding NAD(P)H-dependent oxidoreductase — encoded protein: MKKVLIINASVRNERSYSRKLSQLFVENRKSKHPTDVFTYREVGTQPIPGIDESWIAGAFIKPADRTEASRKALKLSDELVAELHEHDIYVIATPMYNWSLPSGLKAYIDQIMRFNKTWKFRSGVPDGDYVGLLENKKLFVLSSRGDTGYGEGEKNEHMNFQTTYLKFIFGIMGVKDISLFSLDNEEFGGEIFERSKKEIFDRMRLIE
- a CDS encoding VOC family protein — encoded protein: MKLTSLRIISKDIKQCVQFYEKAIGVTPQWYTEDFAELSTSTITIAIGSTRTMKMFGENITGSEGYQSTIIEFLVADVDREYEKIKGLTDHVVQEPTTMPWGNRSLLFRDPDGNLINFFTPVSVEAIQKFK
- a CDS encoding Crp/Fnr family transcriptional regulator; the encoded protein is MKENALLKNISRYITLTEEEVEIFKSFWTEKTLEKGEYLLRNGNVCRYDNYVVSGLLKAFYINAENGNEEILYFSIDDWWASDIDSFSKQRVSVYNIQALEKTTVLQISYHSFQKLLLRIPRLERYFRLILEGYLGVLQKRIIYNNIYDAEYRYFDFLKKYPDIAARVPQYLIASYLGVSAELISRLRKKNKSS
- a CDS encoding GHKL domain-containing protein encodes the protein MKNRKYRWLLYNLLAMVSGITAYHFYSEGKWFNAFVFSGLAIAFIALMYSSVHAQASKTEKVISSIRRKDFSLFPGKEEGKTLLNSSIELYYQCKDEQLSLSSYKLLYESILDHMETGLMILSDENENWEVFYVNEAFLNSLRIPKYNKWDLYASKVPEFYNIIENTGYNSSQEFFDISVQGNSKQSFSLRTKQVKNPQHRFYIITLESVQKIIEQKEKLAWHNLMKVISHELLNTLTPVNSLIQNLEYISNQETVSKDDQEEMKESLMIINSKSKQLLSFVDDYRQVAELPKPVLASVSLKKVIESAIIFLKPEFEKQKIFVSTEIDDFRVSADEKMIERSLINLYLNAIYAVSETEDKVIKTIVRSHNKRIIISIIDSGSGITSEIKDKIFLPFFTTRANGSGIGLTLTKSIMEAHGGYLNYQAREKGSNFELWFLE